The Pseudomonas nunensis genome includes the window CCGGGGCATCAGCCCGGGGTCATTCGGTTAACGTTCGCTGACCTGGGGTGTGCCCTCCTTGGGCGCTTTCCAGCCAAGCAGCTGTTGCTTGAAGCCATAACTGGCGGTTTGGTAATAAGTGATGGCGCGGGTGATCAACGGATCGTTGGCCTGGGCCTTCGATTCGCGGCTCTCGGTCAACGCGTCGTCATGCCTGCGCAGACCTTGGCGCGGACTCAGGATTGCCAGGTCCTTGCCGTCGAACAGCCCCAAATGCTGGTAGTTGCCAACCACGACTCGCGGTGGCAATGGATTGTCCTGCAAAAGATTGCGGCCAAAGAATGTCGATTGATAGTCCATGTTCAGCAAACCCAGCAGGGTCGGCGCCAGATCAATCTGGCTGGCCAGTTGCGCGGTTTCCCGGGCCTCGATCAGCTTCGGTGCATAGATGAACAACGGAATCTGATAGTTGCTGATCGGCAAGTCTTCCTTGCCGGCGCTGCCTGCGGTGTGGTCGGCGACGAACACGAAAATCGTATTGTCGAACCAGGGTTTCTGGCGCGCCTGCTCAAGGAACTGGCCAATCGCATAGTCGGTGTACTTCACCGCACCGTCGCGACCGTTGCCGGACTTGATGTCGATCCGGTTGTCCGGGTAGGTATAAGGGCGATGGTTGGACGTGGTCATCAGTTGCAGCAAGAAGGGTTGCTGCTTGGCGTAGTCGGCGTCGGCCAGTTTCAGGGTCTGGTTATAAAGGTCTTCATCCGCCATGCCCCAGGCGTTCTTGAAGTGAATCTCCGATTCGTCGACGCTGCTCTGATCGACCACGCGATAACCGTTGCCACTGAAGAACGCGTTCATGTTGTCGAAGTAACCGCGCCCGCCATACACGAACACACTGTCGTAACCCACGGCGCCGAGCTGCTGGCCGAGGCTGGCGAAACCGCTTTCACGGCCCACGCGCTTGACGATCGAACGGCCCGGCGTCGGTGGAATGGCCAGGGTGATGGCTTCCAGACCACGATCGGTGCGGGTGCCGGTGGCGTAGAAGTTATTGAAATACAGGCTCTGTTTGCGCAGGGCATCGAGGTTTGGCGTCAGTTTGCGCTCGTCGCCGTTGCTGCCCATGTACTTGGCGCTGAAACTTTCGATGGTCACCAGCACAATGTTCGGTGTGCGCGGGGTGCCGGGATTATCGATCATGCGGCGTATGTCTTGCGGGTCTTCGCCGATGAAACGCGCGTTGGGCTCGCTGAGTTCGGCGCGGATCTGCCCCGCAACGGTGGCCGGCGGCAGGCTTTTATAGAACTGCGGGTAATCCAGTTCGTTATTACGGAACGCCGCGAAGAATTGATACGGGCCATTGCTCGCCAGTTCGTTCTGGTAGGCATTGCCGCCCTGAGCACGCGGGGCGTCCTGGCTGAGCAGTTGCAGGCTCAGGCCCGCCACGATCAACAGGCCCATGGCGTTGAGCAAACGTCGGCGCAGCGGTGGCAGCGGGGCGTCCAGCGCCGCATTCAACGACTTGCGCAGCACCAGGCTCAGAAGTACCGCCAGCACGGCGAGCACGCTGAGCAACGTGCCGATCGGGTACGACTCCAGCAGGTTGTTCAAGACTTCGTCGGAGTACACCAGGTAATCAACGGCGATGAAGTTGAAGCGCACACCGAACTCGTCCCAGAACAACCATTCGGCGACGGACGTGAACAGCATGGCAAAAAGACTGACGGTCAGCAGCCCCTGAAGAAACCAGCGATGGCCCCGACGACGCCACAAGCCGGGTGGGCAGAGCAGCAAGTAGAGGCCCATCGGCAGCGCCGCATAGGCAATGAAACCCAGGTCGTAAAGAAAACCGATGGCAAAAACCGACACAAAACCGCTACCGGCCTCATCCAGGTGAGTGAGCAGCAAAACTGTCCGGGTCAGAAAGAAAATCACCAGCCAGACGCTGGTGACAAGCAGCAGAAAGCGCATAGGCGCAGTCTTGAAGAAGTCCATTGGCTACATTCCTTATATCAATGGCGCGGGATTTTGAGCCGACCACTGTAGTCAGGTTGTGAACCGATAGTGAAAAACTTGTTAACTCGGTCAATTGGTTGAACGAATGGATGGATGCGCTCTTCAGGCCTAGCCGTGCGCTCAGCTTGGCCGTAAGCTGCGCGAGCCGAAGATGGCCGTTACTGTGTACGGAGGAGTGCCCATGCGAATTTTATTGGTTGAAGACAACCGCGATATCCTCGCCAATCTGGCGGATTACCTGGGGCTTAAGGGTTACACCGTGGATTGCGCGCAGGACGGCTTGTCGGGATTGCACCTGGCGGCCACCGAGCATTACGACCTGATTGTGCTCGACATCATGCTGCCCGGCATCGACGGCTACACCCTGTGCAAACGCCTGCGTGAAGACGCCCGCCGTGATACGCCGGTGATCATGCTGACGGCCCGGGATCAACTGGATGACCGGCTTCAGGGCTTCAAGTCCGGCGCCGATGATTACCTGATCAAGCCGTTTGCGTTGTCCGAACTGGCCGCGCGTATCGAAGCGGTGATGCGTCGTGCCCAGGGCGGCGGTCGGCGTGCGCTGCAGGTCGGCGACTTGAGTTACGACCTCGATACCCTGGAAGTGACTCGCGAAGGCCGTTTGCTCAAGCTCAACCCGGTCGGCCTGAAATTGCTGGCGGTGCTGATGCAGAAAAGCCCCCACGTGCTGCGCCGCGAGATCCTCGAAGAAGCCTTGTGGGGCGATGATTGCCCGGACAGCGACAGCCTGCGCAGCCACGTTCACCAACTGCGCCAGGTGATCGACAAGCCTTTCGCCAAGCCTTTGCTGCAAACCGTGCACGGTGTGGGTTATCGCTTGGCCGAGGGCCGAGATGGAGTTTAAGCAGAGCCTCGCTCAACGGATCATCATCGCCTTTGCGCTGATGAGCGCACTGGTGGCAGGGGCCTTCGCCATGGGTATCGTGGCGACCGTGCACCTGGTGGAAGAGAAGCTGATTTCGGCAGGCCTGGGCGGTGACTTGCAACGCCTGCTGCTGATGGACAGCGTCACGGACTGGAGCCATCGCCCGGAACCGGATCAGCTGTTTTATTTCAGCGGCGGGCCCGGGGACTTCGAGTTGCCCAAGGATCTGCGTCATCTGGATTCCGGTTTCCACGAAGTGTTTCGCGAAAATCTGTCCTACCACGCGATGGTCGAAATCGTCGATGGTCGGCGCTACGTGCTGTTGCAGGATCAGAGCGATTTCGAAGAGCGTGAGCGCGTGCTGTTTGCCGTGGTGCTGGTGGGCTTCGTGCTGAGCCTGGCATTGGCAGTATTTCTCGGCTGGATCCTGGCGCGCAAAGTCATGGCGCCTGTGGTGCGACTGGCCCGTCAGGTGCGGCATCGCGATCAGTTATTGGGTTTGGCGCCGCCACTGGCGCCGGATTATGCGGCTGACGAAGTGGGCGAACTGGCGGTGGCCTTCGACGCCACCCTTGGCCGTTTGCGCCAGGCGTTGACCCGTGAACGTCTGTTCACCAGTGACGTCAGCCATGAATTGCGCACGCCGCTGATGGTGCTGGCCAGCTCCTGCGAGTTGCTGCTGGAAAACCCTGGCATCGACCAGCGCGGTCGGGCCCAGGTCGAGCGTATCGCCCGGGCCTGTGAGGAAATGCGCGAACTGGTACAGACCTTCCTGATGCTCGCCCGCGCCCAGCGTGAAGACGCCAGCATGTCGCCACAGCAGACCATCAGCCAAGTCGCCGACGGGCTGCTCAGTCTTTGGCGCGAGCCGATCGAGTACAAGGGCCTGGCGCTGAATTTCGAGCCGGGCATTCCATCGAACAACCGCTACAACGCAACCCTGCTGCATGCGGTGATGGGCAACTTGCTGCGCAATGCGCTGCACTACACTGAAATCGGCTTTATCCGCCTGACACTGACCGACACCGGGTTTATGGTCGAGGACAGCGGTGTCGGCATCCCCGAGGAGAAACGCGAGGCGATGTTCGAGCCTTTCGTGCGGGGCAGCGAGAAGCGCGGCGAAGGTCTGGGGCTGGGGCTGTCACTGGTGCAGCGGATCTGCGAGAACCAGGGCTGGACCGTCAGCCTCACTACCATGGAGCCCAATGGCTGCCGCTTTGAGGTGGAGTTGGGTAAGCCTCGGGTCTGACAACGTAAAAAGATCGCAGCCTTCGATTCCTGCGATCTTTTCGTGGTGGCCCTGCGCTATTATCTGATCCCTGTAAAACGTTGAAATACTTCACTGTTTTACTCAACGAAGTTTTCACAAAGTCATGACCTGACGCTGACACGGCGCTACCTAACGTAGGTGTCATCAGCAATTCAGGAGACTTTGATGATGGCAGGCCCGATCAAACTGGATTTTTCCGAGAAGTACGACGATCAACATGCGCAAAGATATTTGCGCAAGCATCAGGATGGTCTCGGCCGTCGATTGTCCCATTGGCGTGACGAACAGCTGGCCCGCAAGGCTCTGACCTTGGCGGGTGACCCTGGGCTGGTCCTCGATTTGCCATGCGGCGCGGGGCGTTTCTGGCCGTTACTGGCGCAAAAGCACAACCGTGTGATCATCGGAGCCGACAACTCCGAGTCGATGCTGAAGATCGCCACTCAGGCCCAACCCGCCGAAGTGGTGAAACGGGTACAACCCTTGCACACTTCTGCATTCGACATTGCTTTACCTGATAACGCCGTCGACAGCATTTTCTGCATGCGTTTGCTCCATCACATCGGTGAAGCCGAGCATCGACTGGCAATTTTGCGTGAGTTTGAGCGGGTCACCCGTGACAGCGTGATTCTTTCGCTGTGGGTGGACGGCAACTTCAAGGCCTGGAAACGCAAGCGCGCCGAGAAAAAACGCGGGCAGGAAGGTTACCAAAATCGATTTGTGTTACCGGCTGTTACGGTTGAAAAGGAATTCGAACAAGCGGGTTTCCGCATTCAGGAACAACTGGACTTCATACCGCTCTATGCCATGTGGCGGGTTTACGTATTACGCAAGAGGTAACAGGATGGCAGTGCAATATGCAGCAGAAACGGAAGTCGCTCCTCAGGACCGCTTCGACTATTTCTGGAATCAGCGCGGTGAATGGGTAGAAGAACCCAACGTTCGTCGCGGTGGTGAAAGTGGCGTGCAGCGCGTCAGGAGCACCGACGGACAGCTGCTGTATGCAAAGCGTCAGACCGGGCATATCTATCGCAGCTGGCTGCACCCCTTCGGCCGGCCGACGGTGTTGCGCGAGCGTGATGCGCTGATCGGTTTGACGGCGCTGGGTGTGCGGGTACCGGAAATGGTGTTCTGCGGCGCCCAACGTGACCCTGTCCATAAATGGCGTGCCTTGCTGGTCACCAAGTCCCTGGACGGTTTCGAAGAAATCGAACACTGGTACGCGGGCGGCGGTCGCGAACGTCACGGCGAAGCGGTTCACGAGCGTGTCCTCAAGGAACTGGCCGAGAATCTGGCCCGCATGCACAAGGGCCGCTGGCAGCACAGCTGTATCTACATCAAGCACGTTTTCGTGCGGGTCGCCGGCGAAGGTGAGGCCGCCACGGTGGAAGTGGCGTTGATCGATCTGGAGAAATGCCGCCAGCGTTTGACTGCCCAGCGCGCTGCCGCCCATGACATGAAGCAATTGCGTCGCCACTCGTCGTTCAGCGATACAGACTGGAAGAATCTGGTCTATTTTTATGAGACGGCGTTTGGCAGCGCTATCAAGGGTTTATAGCGATGAAACTCGAAATTGCACGAGGTGTGTTTCTAATAGGAGCCTTGGCAGTTGCTTCATTGGCGGTGGCGGCTTGGGAGCAGCCCCGCACGCAAGTCCTCAGTGCAGTGAACGGTGACGCTCACTGCCCGTTGCCACGGGTTGCCAAAGCAACCGTGGCGACACAACCTGATCATGACTTGTTGCTGTTCATGTTCGGACTATCACAAGGATTGAGGCCGCAAAGTTGAACAGATTGAAGCCAAAATAAAAGGCCTCGCAGATGCGGGGTCTTTTTTTTGCCTGATGTTCAGCAACAACACCAAACCCCTGTGGGAGCGGGCTTGCTCGCGAAGGGGCCCTGTCAGTCAGCATCTTCGCTGAATGACACACCGCTTTCGCGAGCAGGCTCGCTCCCACAAGGAGATTAGCGTGCATCAGGGTTTATCGGGTTTGGCCAGTAGCGTGTAGATGCACGGCAACACGAACAAGGTAAACAACGTCCCGATCGACATCCCAGTGGCGATCACCGTGCCGATGTCGAACCGGCTGACCGCACCCGCACCCGTCGCCAGAATCAGCGGCACCATGCCAAACACCATGGCTGCGGTGGTCATCAATACCGGCCGCAAGCGGATGGCCGCCGCTTCTTCCACGGCTTCCCGGGGCGTCAAACCCTTTTCCTTGCGCAGTTTATTGGCGAACTCGACGATCAGGATCCCGTGTTTGCTGATCAGCCCGATCAGCGTCACTAGCCCGACCTGGGTGTAGATATTCATGCTCGACCAACCGAGGAACAGCGGAATCAATGCGCCACAGATCGACAGCGGCACGGTGACCAGGATCACCAGCGGGTCGCGGAAGCTTTCGAATTGCGCCGCCAGTACCAGGAAAATGATCGCCAACGCCAAGGCAAACGTGACCCACAGCGCGCTGCCTTCCTGAACGAATTGTCGCGATGTGCCACCGTAGTCAAAGGCAAAACCCGCCGGAGCTTCTTCCTGGGCGATCTGGCGCACGACTTCGATGGCCTCGCCCATGCTCACCAGCGGGAACCCGGTCACAGCCGCCGCGTTGAGTTGCTGGAACTGGTTCAACTGCCGTGGTCGTGCCCGGTCGGTGACGGTGATCAGGGTCGACAGGGGCAGCAGTTCGCCAGCGGTGTTCTTGACGTAGTAGTTGTTCAGCCAGTCGGGGTTATCCCGGTACGCCCGCTCAACCTGGGCGATGACCTTATAGCTGCGCCCTTCAATGGTGAACCGGTTGATCTCCGCCTCACCCAGCAGCGTCGCCAGCGTGCCGCCGAGGTCCTGCATCGACACACCCATCTGCGCCGCTTTGGCGCGGTCGATATCCACCACGACTTCCGGTTTGTCGAACGCCAGGTCGATATCGACGAAGGCGAATTTGCCGGACTCCAGCGCGCGCTTTTTCACCCGGTCCGCGACGTCCAGCAGCGATGCGTAATCGTTGGCGGTATTGATGATGAACTGGAACGGCAAGCCTTCACCGGTGCCCGGCAAGGACGGCAGGTTGAAGCCGAAGATCTGCAAACCGGGAATGTTCCCCAGCCTGGCCTGGACCTCGGGCAGGATCTGCATTTGCGTGCGGCTGCGCTCGTTCCACGGTTTGAGCAGGAAACCGCCGATACCCGATTGCACGCCGTTGAAACCGTTGATCTGGAACGAGGAGTAGTACTCGGGAAACTCCTTGAAGATCTGGATGAACTCGTCGGTGTAGGCATTCAGGTAATCGAGGTTGGTCGGCTGCGGCGCGTTGGCCATCATGAAAATGATGCCCTGGTCTTCGTCAGGCGCCAGTTCCGACTTGGCGAACTTGAGAAACACCGGGATCAGGCACAGCACGATCACCGCGAACACCAGCACCACCGGCCGGGTATTGAGCGTGCCGTGGAGCATGCTCTGGTAGCGGCGCTTGAGGCTTTCGAAAATCAGGTCCAGGCGATGGGCGAGGCCACTGGGGTTTTGATCGTGGCGCAGCAAAAAGGCGCACATCATCGGCGACAGGGTCAGGGCGACAATGCCCGAGATCACCACCGCCCCGGCCAGCGTCAGGGCAAACTCCTTGAACAACGCCCCGGTGAGCCCGGTGAGGAAACCAATCGGCGCATACACCGCCGCCAGGGTGATGGTCATGGACACCACCGGCATGGCGATTTCCCGGGCGCCTTCAAGGGCCGCGTCCAGCGGTGTCTTGCCTTCCTCGATGTGCCGGTGAATGTTTTCCACCACCACGATCGCATCGTCCACCACCAGCCCGATGGCCAGCACCATCGCCAGCAGGGTCAGCAGGTTGATCGAATAGCCCATCATCTGCATGAAGAACATCACGCCGATCATCGACAGCGGGATGGTCACCACCGGGATCACCACCGAGCGCAGGGCGCCGAGGAACAGGAACACCACGACAATCACGATCAGCACCGCTTCGAACAGGGTCTTGATCACCTCGTTGATCGAGGCCTGGATAAACAGCGTGGCGTCGTAGGCGATTTCGCTTTTCAGGTTGGGCGGCAACTGGGCTTCCAGCTCCGGCATGATCTTGCGCACTTCCCTGATCACGTCCAGCGGGTTGGCGCCGGGTGTTGCCTTGATGCCGATGTACACCGATGGCGTGCCACCGAAGGAACTGATGGCGTTGTAGTTTTCAGCGCCCATCTCGACTCGCGCCACATCGCTGAGCAATACGCGGCTGTCACCCGACACCTTGAGCGGAATCGCGGCGAAAGCTTCGGCAGATTTGAGTTCGGTGTTGGCATTGATGCTGGTGACCACGTACTCGCCTTTCACTTCGCCGGCCGCGGACAGGAAGTTGTACTGGCGCACCGCGTTGGTCACGTCACTGGCGCTCAAGCCAAAACCGGCGAGTTTCACCGGGTCGAGCCACAGGCGCATGGCAAACACCTGGTTGCCGAGAATCTCGGCTTCGGCCATGCCCGGCAATGTCGCCAGTTTTGGCTGGATGACCCGGGACAGGTAGTCGGTGATCTGCGGGTTGTTCAGCTCCTTGCTGAAGAAGCTGATGTACATCAGCGCCGAGGCGTCGGCGGCTTCCTTGCTCAGCACCGGGTCTTCGGCGTCCTGGGGCAGCTTGTTCTTGACCTCGTTGGCCTTGGCCAGCAGCTCGGTGAACAAGCGGTCGCTGTTGGAGCCGATGCGCGCGTAGATCGAGATTACCGAGAAGTTCTGGCGACTGACCGAGGTCATGTAGTCGATGCCCTCGGCACTCGCCAGGCTCTGCTGCATCGGTTGGGTGATGTAGCCCTGAATGGTTTCGGCGTTGGCCCCGGGGTAGGCGGTGGTCACCGTGATCAGGGCGTTTTCCATTTGCGGGTATTGGCGCAGGGGCAGCTTGCTCCAGGCCTGGAAGCCCAGCAGCACAATCAACAGGCTGACCACGGTGGCGAGCACCGGGCGGCGGATGAACGGATCGGTAAAAGCCATGAGGATTCCTTGATCAGTCAGTACGTGGCTGACTGTTCTTATCGGTCAGGGTCTTGTCGTCGCTGATGGCAATGTGTGCGCCGTTGTCCAGTTTGATCTGGCCGGCCGTGACCACTTGTTCGCCGCTCTGCACGCCTTTGTTGATCATCACCAGGCCATCACGGCGTTCGCCGGTTTCGATGAAGCGTCGTTCGGCGATCAGGATCGGTTGGCCCTTGTCGTCTTTTTCGACACTGCCGTCCTCGGCTTTCTTCTGCCCGACCACGTACAGCGAGTTGCCGTAGAGGGTGTAGGTGATCGCGCTTTCCGGTACGACGATATGCTGTTGCGGGTCCGGCAGCATGACTTGCAGGCTGGCGAACATGCCCGGCAACAACTTGCCATCCGGATTCGCCAGCGTGGCGCGGACCAGGATGTTGCGGGTGCTGTTCTCGACCTTCGGGTTGATCGCGCTGATGGTGCCGGGGAATTTCTGCGTCGGGTAGGCCGAGACGATGACCTGCACGGGTTGGCCGAGAGCGATCTTGGGCACCGATTGCTCGGGCAGGAAGAAGTCGACATAGAGGCTGCTGAGGTCTTGCAGGGTCGCGATCATCGTGCCGCTGGCGAGGTAGTCGCCGACGTCCACCTGACGAATGCCGATGGTGCCGCTGAAGGGCGCGAGGATGCGTTTCTTCGCCAGGGACGCCTTGAGCTGATTGACCGTAGCCTTGTTCTTTTGCAGTTGCGCCGAAAGCCGGTCGTACTCGCCTTTGGAGATCGCCCGACTGTCGACCAATTGACTGCCGCGACCGAAATCCAGCTGCGCCAGACCAAGGTCAGCCTGGGCGGTTTCGAGCAGGGCGCTTTCGACGGCGCTGTCCAGTTGCAGCAGCGGTTGTCCGGCCTTGACCTTCTGCCCCGACTCGAACATCAGGTCCTTGACCGTGCCCGAAATCTCCAGGCTCAGGTTCACCCCTTGCAACGCCTTGAGCGTGCCAACGGTGGGCAAGCGCATTTGCCACGGCTGTTCGGAAGCCGTGGCCACGGCCACGCTGATGGGCGGTTTCGGCTTGGAAAAACCCTGGATCATCGTGTAAATCGAAAAGGCCTTGTAACCGCCCAGGGCCAGCACGATCAGCAACACAACACCCAACATGATCAGCATGCGGCGACGCAGCATATTTCCACTTCCTTGGAGAAAATCAGGCGAGACAGGCGGGAACATTACTCCGAGTGGGAAGGGGAATCCAACTGCCACTTATTACAGATAGTAATACGGCGTACACAAAACCTGTGGCGAGGGGGCTTGCCCCCGTTCGGCTGCGAAGCAGTCGTCAAACCATTGCACGCGGTGTGCCTGTGACACCGCAATCGCAAGTTTTGGGGACGCTTCGCGGCCCAACGGGGGCAAGCCCCCTCGCCACAGGTTGAGTCCAACACTTAGGGGGGAATCAAATGAGGTGCAGGTGGTTATCCCAAAGCCCCGCCGGCAGCTCCAGCGGTTTTGCAACCAGATCTGTCTGACGGCAATCGTAGTACCGGCAACGACCCTGGCCCGAGGTCACGACGAACCCGTCCGCCACCGCACCGACCCCGGCGCAATCCGGCAACGGCGCATCCAGGCGCACTTCGCCGCTGTCCAGGTCCCAGATGAAAAAGCGATTACCGCGTGGCGCGGTCAACGCGACCAGCCGCAGCTCGCTGTGCACCGCGACACTGGCGGTGTAATGCCCCATGGCCTGCAACTGATGTTCCGGCACCGGGAACGCCACGAACGGCTGGCCCGGGCGTTTGATCGCCAGCAACTCCGACGACTCATGGGACGGCCCCATGAATTGCTGGCTGGCGAGGATAGTGCCGTCGCTGGCAACCCCCAGATGACGCACGCTGTTCATCTGTTGGCCGAGGGTTTCCTTGCTCAACAAGGTGCCGTCGCGCTGCATCAGCACCAGGCTCGGCTCCATCGCGTTCAGGTTCATCTCGACCCGGCTTTCGGCCTCGGTACGAATCCCGCCGTTGGCCACCACCAGAGTTTCGCCGTCGGGCATCCACGACACCTGATGCGGGCCGACGCCGTGGGTAGGAATTTCGCCGCTGTGGATAAGTCGCTCACCTTCGAACTTATACACACCCAGCAAGCCGCGACCCGGATCGCTGGTGTCATTCTCGGTGGCGTACAAGAACTCACCGTTCTTGTGAATCACCGCGTGCCCATAGAAATGCCGGTTCGGCTGCGACGTCACGGTTTGCAGCAGCGTGCCGTCGCGCAGGTCGATCAGGTAACTTTCGGTGCCCGGACGCCGCGCGACAAACAGCGCAATCGCCAGCGTCGGGTGATTGATGATGTCGTGGCAACGCTGGCCTACCTGGGTGGCGAACACCCGGGTGCCGTCCAGCCGATAACCGACAGCGTAATGCTTGCCGTCGGTATCGTCCCGCGCCGACAGCAGCAGCGGGCTCTGATCCTTGCGCTTGAACAGCGTCCAGCCGCCCAGTGTCACTGCTCCCAGCAGCAAACTACCTAAAGTCAGAGCCTGACGTCGCAGCATGGCACTCGCCCTCATCAGTCACCGTCGTTGGCGTTGAAGCCCAGTTGGATGCCCAGCGCCTTGGCCAGTTCGCCTTCGTGCAGGCGATGGACGACGTTGAGGCTGTCGTAGATATCGTTGAGTTGCTGGCGACCGGCATCGTCGTTGAGCATTTCGGTCAGCGAGCGCTGGTTGCTGGCGAACAGTTTGAGCGAGGCGGCGTAGGCAGCGTCGATCTTGTCGGCCAACGGTTTCTGATCGCTCGGCAACAGACCGCGCAGGCCTTTGTTGTCGACCCCGACCCAGACGGTTTTCGCCGCGGCCAGGCTGGCTTCCAGACCTTGTAGCGACGACTGGCTGCGCCACGCATCAGCCTGGAACGGCTGTGGAATACCCTTGGTCTGGCGACCCATCGGCGTGCCGAGTTTTTTCTTCAGGGTGTCCAGCGCCGTAACCTGAACCCGCAGCAGATCGGCGATCGCTTCGTGGGAATCGGCGTAGCGCTGGTTCGGGAATTTGCTCATCTGCGCGAGCATGCCGTCGTTGGTGTTCCAGCGCGACAGGATCTCTTCGGCCAGTTGCTTCTGACGTTCGCCGATGGCGGTCAGCAGCGGGCAGTACTTAGCTTTCTGGGTGGCATCGGCCATGTCGATCTTGCTGTCGAACAGGATGTATTCGTAGGCCGACAGGCCCTGAACCACCACGCTTGATTTGGCCAGCGCTGCGGCATCGATCTGCGGCTGGGCGGTGACCAGTTGCTCGACCTGACGGCCGACGAGGTTTTTCTTGTCCGGCCAGAACTGCACCTGCCACGCACGGTTGCCCTCGGCCAGCGGCCCGATCAGCAACGGTTGCAGCTCGGCCCAGGCTTTCTGCGCGTGCAGGAAGTCGGCGCGGGCGGTGTCCAGGTCTTCTTTGCCCTGGCAATAGGCGAGGGCGCTGACGGCCAGTTGGCGGTCGGCTTCGACCCAGCGGCTGTAGGTCGGCAGGATCACTTGCTTGGCGATGGCCGCCGAGGTGACGGCTTGCGGATCCTGCGGCGAACAGGCGCCGAGGGCGAGCGCTGCAAGGCTGGTGAACAACAATTTGGGACGGAACATGTCGGGCTCCCGATTCTTTTAAGTGCTTAGAGAGAATTCAAAAACGCCAGCAACGCACTGCGCTGCTCGGCATTGAAAGACAAAACCTGTTGCTGCGCCGCGCTCGCTTCGCCGCCATGCCAGAGCACGGCTTCAAGCAGGTTGCGGGCGCGGCCATCGTGCAAAAACTGGGTGTGGCCACTGACCGCTTGCGTCAGACCGATGCCCCACAACGGCGGAGTGCGCCAGTCGCGGCCACTGGCCTGGAATTCGCTGCGGTTATCCGCCAGGCCGTCGCCCATGTCATGTAGCAGCAGATCGCTGTAGGGGCGAATCACTTGATTGGCCAGTTCAGGCTCGGCGGCGTTAGCGGCGGTGGTGTATTTCGGCGTGTGACAGGACTGACATCCCGCCTGGAAAAACAGATTCTTGCCCGCCAGCACTTGCGGCGTGCCGACATCGCGGCGGGCCGGGACGGCGAGGTTACGGCTGTAAAACAGCACCAGTCGCAGAATGTTGTCGCTGACTTCCTGCTCGCCGTTCGGGCCATTGCCGTTGGGCGCTTGCTTGCAGGCTGTTTGCGCGTCGGTGCAGTCATCGAAAGGTCGCAGGCTGGTGGTCAGGCCCATGTCACCCGAGAACGCGTGAACATTCTGTTGATTGAGGTTGGGCTGCCCGGCCTTCCAGCCGAAGCGGCCGAGGACGGTTTTTTGCTGGGCGTCATCCCAGACCTTGTTCGGGCGTCCGGCGATGCCGTTCTTTTCTTTGGCCTGGGCCTCGGCATTGGCCAGGATCGCTTCGTCGGGGATCGCTTCGAGCAGGCCCAGGCCGATCATCGGCGGTGCAACCCGTGCCGAGAAACGGGTGTCGGGGTGCATCGGGCCGTAGCCCAGTTGCGTGATTTGCAAGGTCGGTTTGCGC containing:
- a CDS encoding multidrug efflux RND transporter permease subunit; translation: MAFTDPFIRRPVLATVVSLLIVLLGFQAWSKLPLRQYPQMENALITVTTAYPGANAETIQGYITQPMQQSLASAEGIDYMTSVSRQNFSVISIYARIGSNSDRLFTELLAKANEVKNKLPQDAEDPVLSKEAADASALMYISFFSKELNNPQITDYLSRVIQPKLATLPGMAEAEILGNQVFAMRLWLDPVKLAGFGLSASDVTNAVRQYNFLSAAGEVKGEYVVTSINANTELKSAEAFAAIPLKVSGDSRVLLSDVARVEMGAENYNAISSFGGTPSVYIGIKATPGANPLDVIREVRKIMPELEAQLPPNLKSEIAYDATLFIQASINEVIKTLFEAVLIVIVVVFLFLGALRSVVIPVVTIPLSMIGVMFFMQMMGYSINLLTLLAMVLAIGLVVDDAIVVVENIHRHIEEGKTPLDAALEGAREIAMPVVSMTITLAAVYAPIGFLTGLTGALFKEFALTLAGAVVISGIVALTLSPMMCAFLLRHDQNPSGLAHRLDLIFESLKRRYQSMLHGTLNTRPVVLVFAVIVLCLIPVFLKFAKSELAPDEDQGIIFMMANAPQPTNLDYLNAYTDEFIQIFKEFPEYYSSFQINGFNGVQSGIGGFLLKPWNERSRTQMQILPEVQARLGNIPGLQIFGFNLPSLPGTGEGLPFQFIINTANDYASLLDVADRVKKRALESGKFAFVDIDLAFDKPEVVVDIDRAKAAQMGVSMQDLGGTLATLLGEAEINRFTIEGRSYKVIAQVERAYRDNPDWLNNYYVKNTAGELLPLSTLITVTDRARPRQLNQFQQLNAAAVTGFPLVSMGEAIEVVRQIAQEEAPAGFAFDYGGTSRQFVQEGSALWVTFALALAIIFLVLAAQFESFRDPLVILVTVPLSICGALIPLFLGWSSMNIYTQVGLVTLIGLISKHGILIVEFANKLRKEKGLTPREAVEEAAAIRLRPVLMTTAAMVFGMVPLILATGAGAVSRFDIGTVIATGMSIGTLFTLFVLPCIYTLLAKPDKP
- a CDS encoding efflux RND transporter periplasmic adaptor subunit translates to MLRRRMLIMLGVVLLIVLALGGYKAFSIYTMIQGFSKPKPPISVAVATASEQPWQMRLPTVGTLKALQGVNLSLEISGTVKDLMFESGQKVKAGQPLLQLDSAVESALLETAQADLGLAQLDFGRGSQLVDSRAISKGEYDRLSAQLQKNKATVNQLKASLAKKRILAPFSGTIGIRQVDVGDYLASGTMIATLQDLSSLYVDFFLPEQSVPKIALGQPVQVIVSAYPTQKFPGTISAINPKVENSTRNILVRATLANPDGKLLPGMFASLQVMLPDPQQHIVVPESAITYTLYGNSLYVVGQKKAEDGSVEKDDKGQPILIAERRFIETGERRDGLVMINKGVQSGEQVVTAGQIKLDNGAHIAISDDKTLTDKNSQPRTD
- a CDS encoding DUF1513 domain-containing protein; the protein is MLRRQALTLGSLLLGAVTLGGWTLFKRKDQSPLLLSARDDTDGKHYAVGYRLDGTRVFATQVGQRCHDIINHPTLAIALFVARRPGTESYLIDLRDGTLLQTVTSQPNRHFYGHAVIHKNGEFLYATENDTSDPGRGLLGVYKFEGERLIHSGEIPTHGVGPHQVSWMPDGETLVVANGGIRTEAESRVEMNLNAMEPSLVLMQRDGTLLSKETLGQQMNSVRHLGVASDGTILASQQFMGPSHESSELLAIKRPGQPFVAFPVPEHQLQAMGHYTASVAVHSELRLVALTAPRGNRFFIWDLDSGEVRLDAPLPDCAGVGAVADGFVVTSGQGRCRYYDCRQTDLVAKPLELPAGLWDNHLHLI
- a CDS encoding imelysin family protein; the encoded protein is MFRPKLLFTSLAALALGACSPQDPQAVTSAAIAKQVILPTYSRWVEADRQLAVSALAYCQGKEDLDTARADFLHAQKAWAELQPLLIGPLAEGNRAWQVQFWPDKKNLVGRQVEQLVTAQPQIDAAALAKSSVVVQGLSAYEYILFDSKIDMADATQKAKYCPLLTAIGERQKQLAEEILSRWNTNDGMLAQMSKFPNQRYADSHEAIADLLRVQVTALDTLKKKLGTPMGRQTKGIPQPFQADAWRSQSSLQGLEASLAAAKTVWVGVDNKGLRGLLPSDQKPLADKIDAAYAASLKLFASNQRSLTEMLNDDAGRQQLNDIYDSLNVVHRLHEGELAKALGIQLGFNANDGD